A genome region from Nocardiopsis exhalans includes the following:
- a CDS encoding flavin monoamine oxidase family protein, whose translation MVVGAGFAGLGAARELLEAGLSVQVLEARPRVGGRTLTRYLPDGTQLDLGGQWIGPTQHRIRELVDHFGISTYPTPAHGDPVVDIGGERLASPPREVDSLLEEIDLLALQITPERPWDAPEARAWDQQTFASWLAGTEYSETVIRYVARVVSGGLLAGAPAEASLLETLFYVASAGGIQPLMGYEGGAQETRIVGGAQSIAEHMADELPPGVLRLAEPVTAVEYDSAGARLTTTTHTYTASRVIVAVPPTLAARIRYDPPLPALSDGALQRTPAGGALKVHAVYPAPFWRDRGLSGMSTSDSGVLTETVDNTPPNSPRAVLTGFVYGDEAVLLRGRSLEERRRIVLERLGELFGDQALSPDDYVEFDWMAEEWTRGCFSGHLVPGSTVTFGPALRTPVEVVHWASTETATEWNGYFDGAVASGRRAAEEVRAALGR comes from the coding sequence GTGGTGGTCGGGGCGGGGTTCGCGGGGCTGGGGGCTGCTCGGGAGTTGTTGGAGGCCGGGCTGTCCGTACAGGTCCTGGAGGCGCGGCCGCGGGTGGGTGGGCGCACGCTCACGCGGTATCTACCGGACGGCACCCAGCTGGATCTGGGCGGACAGTGGATCGGGCCGACGCAGCACCGGATCAGGGAGCTGGTCGACCACTTCGGCATCTCCACCTATCCCACGCCCGCGCACGGTGATCCGGTGGTGGACATCGGCGGGGAACGGCTGGCCTCGCCGCCACGGGAGGTGGACTCGCTGTTGGAGGAGATCGATCTGCTGGCCCTGCAGATCACCCCCGAACGCCCCTGGGACGCGCCCGAGGCGCGGGCCTGGGACCAGCAGACCTTCGCTTCGTGGCTGGCGGGTACCGAGTACTCCGAGACCGTCATCCGCTATGTCGCCCGGGTGGTCTCCGGTGGGCTGCTGGCCGGTGCTCCGGCGGAGGCCTCTCTTCTGGAGACGCTGTTCTACGTGGCCAGTGCGGGCGGGATCCAGCCCCTCATGGGTTACGAGGGCGGTGCGCAGGAGACCAGGATCGTCGGCGGGGCGCAGAGCATCGCCGAACACATGGCCGACGAACTGCCGCCCGGGGTGCTGCGGCTGGCCGAGCCGGTCACCGCCGTCGAGTACGACTCCGCGGGAGCGCGCCTCACCACCACCACGCACACCTACACGGCCTCACGGGTGATCGTCGCGGTCCCGCCCACTCTGGCCGCGCGGATCCGCTACGACCCTCCGCTGCCCGCGCTCAGCGACGGTGCGCTGCAGCGCACCCCCGCGGGCGGCGCCCTGAAGGTACACGCCGTCTACCCCGCGCCGTTCTGGCGGGACCGAGGGCTGTCCGGGATGTCGACCTCGGATTCGGGGGTGCTGACCGAGACCGTGGACAACACCCCACCGAACAGCCCCCGCGCGGTCCTGACCGGGTTCGTGTACGGCGACGAGGCGGTGCTGTTGCGCGGCCGTTCGTTGGAGGAGCGGCGCCGGATCGTGCTGGAGCGGCTGGGTGAGCTCTTCGGTGACCAGGCGCTCTCTCCCGACGACTACGTGGAGTTCGACTGGATGGCCGAGGAGTGGACGCGCGGCTGCTTCTCCGGGCACCTGGTCCCGGGCAGCACCGTGACCTTCGGCCCGGCGCTGCGCACCCCGGTGGAGGTCGTGCACTGGGCCAGTACCGAGACCGCCACCGAGTGGAACGGCTACTTCGACGGCGCGGTGGCATCGGGCCGGCGCGCCGCCGAGGAGGTGCGTGCGGCACTGGGGAGGTAG
- a CDS encoding nucleotidyltransferase family protein, whose translation MPWTTDKTTPGWAAIGRLPINEQIIALEEALSRNDTLVEVLDRAAELAAPDWYLTAGCLFQTVWNVVTDRPPAHGIRDYDLFYFDPTDLSWAAEDRIIQAGAALFADLPASVEIRNEARVHLWYEEKFGVPCPPHTSVESAVDSFAATTCCLAVRQEPDGRWRFYAPHGLSDVFNLVLRPNPTLAPEAVYRNKAEHWQRLWPELTVLPWPAT comes from the coding sequence ATGCCCTGGACCACCGACAAGACAACACCGGGCTGGGCCGCCATCGGCCGCCTGCCCATCAACGAGCAGATCATCGCCTTGGAGGAGGCGCTCTCCCGCAACGACACCCTGGTCGAGGTCCTGGACCGGGCCGCCGAACTGGCCGCACCCGACTGGTACCTGACCGCAGGGTGCTTGTTCCAGACAGTCTGGAACGTGGTCACCGACCGACCGCCCGCACACGGGATCAGGGACTACGACCTCTTCTACTTCGATCCCACGGATCTGTCCTGGGCGGCGGAGGACCGCATCATCCAGGCCGGTGCCGCCCTGTTCGCGGACCTGCCCGCCTCCGTGGAGATCCGCAACGAGGCCCGGGTCCATCTCTGGTACGAGGAGAAGTTCGGGGTCCCGTGCCCGCCGCACACGAGCGTGGAGTCCGCCGTCGACTCCTTCGCCGCGACCACCTGCTGTCTGGCCGTGCGTCAGGAGCCCGACGGCCGGTGGCGCTTCTACGCACCGCACGGCCTGTCGGACGTGTTCAACCTGGTCCTGCGCCCCAACCCCACCCTGGCCCCAGAGGCGGTCTACCGGAACAAGGCCGAGCACTGGCAGCGGCTGTGGCCTGAACTCACCGTCCTCCCCTGGCCCGCCACCTGA
- the panD gene encoding aspartate 1-decarboxylase, whose translation MLRTLMNGKIHRATVTQADLHYVGSVTIDADLMDAADIVDGEQVHIVDIDNGNRLVTYALVGERGSGVIGINGAAARLVSPGDLVIIIGYAQVDEKERADHVQHIVHVDRENRIVALGNDPAEPVPGSDLVAGR comes from the coding sequence GTGCTGCGCACCCTCATGAACGGCAAGATCCACCGTGCCACGGTCACCCAGGCCGACCTGCACTACGTCGGTTCGGTCACCATCGACGCCGACCTGATGGACGCCGCCGACATCGTCGACGGCGAACAGGTCCACATCGTCGACATCGACAACGGCAACCGCCTGGTCACCTACGCCCTCGTCGGGGAGCGGGGCAGCGGTGTGATCGGTATCAACGGCGCGGCCGCGCGCCTGGTCAGCCCCGGCGACCTGGTCATCATCATCGGCTACGCCCAGGTGGACGAGAAGGAGCGGGCCGACCACGTCCAGCACATCGTGCACGTGGACCGGGAGAACAGGATCGTCGCCCTGGGCAACGATCCGGCCGAGCCGGTTCCCGGCAGCGACCTGGTCGCCGGTCGCTGA
- a CDS encoding MFS transporter, with protein sequence MSTETTPGSGALTSAERARLQRRTVLVLMLAQVVGSIGMGAMLAVGALIALDLSGSDAWSGMATTMITLGAAAFALPLASLAARRGRRPGLALGWFLGAAGGLVVVAATLWDLFALFLVGMLLIGAGTATNLQSRHAAADLATERTRGRDLSIVVWATTVGSVLGPNLIGPTGGLAVSLGLPDLLGPVLLTTVGFLGGAVLIVALLRPDPLVTATAETARLERDRGQAPKAAVSLADGLRAIGRSPAALLAVVGIVASHTVMVAVMTMTPVHMSHHGAALTVIGLTISLHIAGMYGLSPIVGWLADRFGRVPVLLAGQVVLLAATAVSGTAGHNEALVTTGLILLGLGWSFGLVAGSTLLAESLSAEVRPRAQGFSDLAMNLGAASAGALSGMVLAVVGFGGLNLFAALFTIPVFVLAIRALLSRDRPERT encoded by the coding sequence GTGTCCACAGAAACCACCCCGGGCAGCGGGGCCCTCACCTCGGCGGAGCGTGCCCGGCTGCAGCGGCGTACCGTGCTGGTCCTCATGCTCGCCCAGGTCGTCGGCAGCATCGGCATGGGCGCCATGCTCGCCGTGGGTGCTCTCATCGCCCTGGACCTGAGCGGCTCGGACGCCTGGTCCGGGATGGCCACCACCATGATCACCCTGGGCGCGGCCGCCTTCGCCCTGCCGCTGGCCTCCCTGGCCGCCCGGCGCGGCCGCCGGCCCGGTCTGGCTCTGGGGTGGTTCCTGGGCGCCGCGGGCGGGCTCGTGGTCGTCGCCGCCACCCTGTGGGACCTGTTCGCGCTCTTCCTGGTCGGAATGCTGCTGATCGGCGCGGGCACCGCCACCAACCTCCAGTCCCGGCACGCCGCCGCGGACCTGGCCACCGAACGCACCCGCGGCCGCGACCTGTCGATCGTGGTGTGGGCGACCACGGTGGGATCGGTGCTCGGCCCCAACCTGATCGGTCCTACCGGGGGCCTGGCCGTGTCCTTGGGCCTGCCCGATCTGCTCGGTCCGGTCCTGCTCACCACGGTCGGTTTCCTGGGCGGGGCCGTGCTCATCGTCGCGCTGCTGCGCCCCGACCCGCTGGTGACCGCCACCGCCGAGACCGCCCGGCTCGAACGGGACCGGGGGCAGGCCCCGAAGGCCGCGGTCAGTCTGGCCGACGGACTCCGGGCGATCGGCCGCAGCCCGGCCGCGCTGCTGGCGGTGGTGGGGATCGTGGCCAGCCATACGGTGATGGTGGCGGTCATGACGATGACGCCGGTGCACATGTCGCACCACGGGGCCGCGCTCACCGTCATCGGGCTGACGATCTCCCTGCACATCGCCGGGATGTACGGGCTCTCCCCGATCGTGGGCTGGCTGGCCGACCGCTTCGGGCGGGTGCCCGTGCTCCTGGCCGGTCAGGTGGTTCTGCTGGCGGCCACCGCCGTCTCGGGCACGGCCGGGCACAACGAGGCCCTGGTGACCACCGGTCTGATCCTGCTCGGCCTGGGCTGGTCCTTCGGGCTGGTGGCGGGCAGCACTCTGCTGGCCGAGTCGCTTTCGGCCGAGGTGCGCCCCCGCGCGCAGGGCTTCAGCGACCTGGCGATGAACCTGGGTGCGGCCTCGGCCGGCGCGCTCTCGGGAATGGTGCTGGCCGTGGTGGGCTTCGGCGGTCTGAACCTGTTCGCGGCCCTGTTCACGATCCCGGTGTTCGTGCTCGCGATCCGCGCGCTGCTCTCCCGCGACCGGCCTGAGCGCACCTGA
- a CDS encoding DUF4352 domain-containing protein yields the protein MSEREPEEGAGERPERDPVNHRPPEEWRPGDPGDPIEGGPQPPGEPEHGFPDYGPPLGEARGHGDPSPDQPFGGPPPGNPPPTGRPYGGPPPEGQPSGGQPQQGQPRYQPPGGHPTGGPPEPVDPGELSEGPSGPGGAGPEHQGYAPGYGEYPSEPVEYGPPGGYGPPGQGGYGPPPPKPAPWGKIVGISCGVLLLLLLVLGGCAALLLVTASGNLPGADGAPGTSQPGSEGQEEDEPSGAEVSANNTEFEPSSLYVSGDYTSVEVSVTNGGTDPLDINPLYFTVVDVEGVEHDPREAIAMDVNELDVQTLDPGQSASGAITVAGQVEPERVLFEPVFTGPVEVPVA from the coding sequence GTGAGCGAGCGGGAACCCGAGGAAGGGGCCGGTGAGCGGCCGGAACGGGATCCGGTGAACCACCGTCCGCCGGAGGAGTGGCGCCCGGGTGACCCCGGGGACCCGATCGAGGGCGGACCGCAGCCGCCGGGGGAACCCGAACACGGCTTCCCCGACTACGGCCCTCCCCTGGGCGAGGCCCGCGGGCACGGCGACCCGTCCCCGGACCAGCCCTTCGGTGGTCCGCCACCCGGTAACCCGCCGCCGACCGGCCGCCCGTACGGCGGTCCGCCGCCCGAGGGGCAGCCATCCGGGGGACAGCCTCAGCAGGGGCAGCCGCGGTACCAACCGCCCGGTGGACATCCCACCGGGGGGCCGCCCGAGCCGGTGGATCCGGGTGAGCTCTCCGAGGGGCCCAGCGGTCCCGGCGGCGCGGGCCCCGAGCACCAGGGCTATGCCCCCGGGTACGGCGAGTATCCGAGCGAACCGGTCGAGTACGGCCCTCCGGGTGGCTACGGCCCGCCTGGCCAGGGAGGTTACGGTCCGCCTCCGCCCAAGCCGGCGCCCTGGGGCAAGATCGTCGGGATCAGTTGCGGCGTCCTGCTGCTCCTGCTTCTGGTTCTCGGCGGCTGTGCGGCGCTGCTCCTGGTCACCGCGAGCGGCAACTTGCCCGGTGCGGACGGCGCCCCGGGGACCAGCCAGCCGGGGTCGGAGGGGCAGGAGGAGGACGAGCCCTCGGGGGCCGAGGTAAGCGCCAACAACACCGAGTTCGAGCCCAGCTCCCTCTACGTGTCCGGCGATTACACCAGCGTGGAGGTCTCGGTCACCAACGGTGGCACGGACCCCCTGGACATCAACCCGCTCTACTTCACCGTGGTGGACGTGGAGGGCGTGGAGCACGACCCGCGTGAGGCGATCGCGATGGACGTCAACGAACTCGACGTGCAGACCCTCGATCCGGGCCAGAGCGCCAGCGGCGCGATCACGGTGGCCGGGCAGGTCGAGCCCGAACGGGTGCTCTTCGAACCGGTCTTCACCGGCCCGGTGGAGGTCCCGGTGGCCTGA
- a CDS encoding ferric iron reductase produces the protein MTPDPLDALHGVCARLKFAPLPEVTGFDQLHARPLDGIQQHSVASMTDHGWLPILFDKLRTEHGPGHRLPAATNFLRVTLREPVFMVAASLYLTGRGPLLTPDTLYLPWDTARSKFATPAVVDVRSVVLPDDPAADHPDTVVARDENEQLRLVAEGLFATFEPLIDTLHAHSRAGKRTLWGWVLDTLHFYMLNPARYLGQDAEQAWELATRLGDSVVAAGAVTRKRPRLFPFAPDHPRGTWAVRGTCCFDYKGDPEHGFCTTCPLKCDSERKEALSEWLRDPALAP, from the coding sequence GTGACACCAGATCCGCTCGACGCTCTGCACGGTGTCTGCGCGCGGCTGAAGTTCGCGCCGCTGCCCGAGGTCACCGGCTTCGACCAGCTGCACGCCCGCCCCCTGGACGGCATCCAGCAGCACAGCGTCGCGTCGATGACCGATCACGGCTGGCTCCCGATCCTGTTCGACAAGCTCCGGACGGAGCACGGTCCCGGGCACCGGCTCCCGGCCGCCACCAACTTCCTGCGGGTCACCCTGCGCGAACCCGTCTTCATGGTGGCCGCCTCCCTGTACCTGACCGGCCGCGGCCCGCTGCTCACCCCGGACACCCTCTACCTGCCCTGGGACACCGCCCGGTCCAAGTTCGCGACACCCGCCGTCGTCGACGTGCGCTCCGTGGTGCTGCCCGACGACCCCGCCGCCGACCACCCCGACACCGTGGTCGCCCGCGACGAAAACGAGCAGCTGCGGCTGGTCGCCGAAGGGCTCTTCGCCACCTTCGAACCCCTCATCGACACGCTGCACGCGCACTCGCGCGCGGGCAAGCGCACCCTGTGGGGCTGGGTGCTGGACACCCTGCACTTCTACATGCTCAACCCGGCCCGTTACCTGGGCCAGGACGCCGAGCAGGCCTGGGAGCTGGCCACCCGGTTGGGAGACTCGGTGGTCGCCGCGGGCGCGGTCACCCGCAAGCGTCCGCGCCTGTTCCCCTTCGCCCCGGACCACCCCCGGGGCACCTGGGCGGTCCGCGGCACCTGCTGCTTCGACTACAAGGGCGACCCCGAGCACGGCTTCTGCACGACCTGCCCGCTCAAGTGCGACAGCGAACGCAAGGAGGCCCTGTCGGAGTGGCTGCGCGATCCCGCGCTCGCCCCCTGA
- a CDS encoding RNA-guided endonuclease InsQ/TnpB family protein, which yields MKVVVRVKLLPSPVQARVLEATLHTCNRAANHASRVAQSSGARHKYALQEKVYHHLKAEFGLSAQPAVRVIAKVADAYTTRQANLDAGNLGSKGSPQRERVEGTPIAFRPDAAQPFDDRCVSWQMDARTVSIWTVQGRLKNLGFTSSPDQLKMLAEHRRGESDLIRQNGDWFLSATCEVPEQPLNEEPEGFIGVDLGIVELATTSTGQQHAGRQLNRYRRRQNRLRAKLQKKGTKSAKRVLKRQRRKESRHARDVNHRISKSIVEQAERTGHGIALEDLKGIRGRVRQAKRNRSALHSWSFAQLRDFITYKARRAGVPLVVVEAAYTSQTCSECDHTSRRNRPTRARFVCRGCGVVLHADVNASRNIAHRGEVAWIAGRPSTGPAPSG from the coding sequence ATGAAGGTGGTCGTGCGGGTGAAGTTGTTGCCCTCGCCGGTACAGGCGAGGGTGCTTGAGGCGACCCTGCACACCTGCAACCGGGCGGCGAACCACGCTTCGCGGGTGGCCCAGTCCAGCGGGGCCCGGCACAAGTACGCCCTGCAGGAGAAGGTCTACCACCATCTGAAGGCCGAGTTCGGTCTCTCGGCGCAGCCCGCGGTGCGGGTGATCGCCAAGGTCGCCGACGCCTACACCACCCGCCAGGCCAACCTGGACGCCGGGAACCTGGGCAGCAAGGGTTCACCCCAGCGCGAACGGGTGGAGGGCACCCCGATTGCTTTCCGCCCGGACGCCGCCCAACCCTTCGACGACCGGTGTGTGTCCTGGCAGATGGACGCCCGCACCGTCTCGATCTGGACCGTTCAGGGACGGTTGAAGAACCTGGGCTTCACCAGCTCCCCGGACCAGCTCAAAATGCTGGCCGAGCACCGCCGGGGCGAGAGTGACCTGATCCGCCAGAACGGGGACTGGTTCCTGTCGGCCACCTGCGAAGTACCCGAACAGCCCTTGAATGAAGAGCCGGAGGGGTTCATCGGGGTGGATCTGGGGATCGTGGAGCTCGCCACCACCTCCACCGGCCAGCAACACGCCGGGCGGCAGCTGAACCGGTACCGGCGCCGCCAGAACCGGCTGCGGGCCAAGTTGCAGAAGAAGGGCACCAAGAGCGCCAAACGGGTCCTCAAACGCCAGCGCCGCAAGGAGTCCCGGCATGCGCGGGATGTGAACCACCGGATTTCGAAGAGCATTGTGGAGCAGGCTGAACGCACCGGCCACGGGATCGCCCTGGAAGATTTGAAGGGGATCCGTGGCCGGGTACGGCAGGCCAAACGGAACAGGTCCGCGTTGCATTCGTGGAGTTTCGCCCAACTCCGCGACTTCATCACTTACAAGGCTCGCAGGGCGGGGGTGCCCCTCGTGGTGGTGGAGGCGGCCTACACCTCCCAGACCTGCTCGGAGTGCGACCACACTTCCAGACGCAACCGGCCCACCCGGGCCCGGTTTGTCTGTCGGGGGTGTGGTGTGGTGCTGCACGCCGATGTCAATGCTTCACGCAACATCGCCCACCGTGGCGAGGTTGCGTGGATCGCGGGTCGCCCGTCAACCGGCCCAGCACCCTCTGGTTAG
- a CDS encoding DUF2306 domain-containing protein, whose product MATPTTETAPRRPRPALEAVRWWQRPWILPLALFTLIFLAFSVPPYLDFDPATAPIPIRPEPAWYYPLLLSHIIGGAVLMVVAIGQVWPWLRRRRPGPHRWSGRVYVFFGVPFVGVPALLIAPLSSGSLTIAVGNTVWAVGWLAFVLLGYAAARRRRFDRHRDWMLRSVVLLYGVALSRFTCLLARRPGRSRPGGIALPAEP is encoded by the coding sequence ATGGCGACCCCGACCACCGAGACCGCACCGCGACGCCCGCGCCCGGCCCTCGAAGCCGTCCGCTGGTGGCAGCGGCCGTGGATCCTGCCGCTGGCCCTGTTCACCCTCATCTTCCTGGCCTTCAGCGTCCCGCCCTACCTGGACTTCGACCCGGCCACCGCGCCGATCCCGATCCGTCCCGAACCGGCCTGGTACTACCCGCTGCTGCTGTCGCACATCATCGGCGGGGCCGTGCTGATGGTGGTGGCGATCGGCCAGGTGTGGCCGTGGCTGCGCCGCCGCCGTCCCGGTCCGCACCGCTGGAGCGGGCGCGTGTACGTCTTCTTCGGGGTTCCGTTCGTGGGTGTGCCGGCGCTGCTGATCGCTCCGCTGAGCAGCGGTTCCCTGACCATCGCGGTGGGCAACACCGTCTGGGCCGTGGGCTGGCTCGCCTTCGTCCTGCTCGGGTACGCGGCCGCGCGACGGCGGCGCTTCGACCGGCACCGGGACTGGATGCTGCGCAGCGTGGTCCTGCTCTACGGCGTCGCCCTGAGCCGGTTCACCTGCTTGTTGGCGAGGAGGCCCGGGCGTTCACGCCCGGGAGGAATCGCCTTGCCCGCTGAACCATGA
- a CDS encoding ABC transporter permease, whose protein sequence is MATATDHRTQPARGTEPAPRRETSGWRKTWSDVLVLAQRNLRHMIRDPFEVIMAATMPLLMVLLFGYVFGDVMSGTGAEDYRAFLVPAMLAMVMLYGVAGTATGIARDTERDVMSRFRSMPMSPMAILGARTLTDMMRAGVEIVLLIGCGALMGWRFEDGPGGALAAVGLLLLFRFALVWVGVVLGLYSPAPDAASMIVYPLAFPLTMLSTSFLPATAMPSWLAPIAEWNPLSAVVTATRDLFGNPSLPSNAWPAENALLLALAVPILLIAVCVPLSLRRFRSLSR, encoded by the coding sequence ATGGCTACCGCCACCGACCACCGCACCCAGCCCGCCCGGGGCACCGAGCCCGCGCCCCGCCGTGAGACCAGCGGCTGGCGCAAGACCTGGTCCGACGTCCTGGTCCTGGCCCAGCGCAACCTCCGGCACATGATCCGCGATCCCTTCGAGGTGATCATGGCGGCCACCATGCCCCTGCTGATGGTCCTGCTGTTCGGGTACGTCTTCGGCGACGTCATGTCCGGCACCGGGGCCGAGGACTACCGGGCGTTCCTGGTACCCGCGATGCTCGCCATGGTCATGCTGTACGGGGTCGCCGGAACCGCCACGGGTATCGCCCGCGACACCGAACGCGACGTCATGAGCCGGTTCCGGTCCATGCCCATGTCGCCGATGGCGATCCTGGGAGCGCGCACACTCACCGACATGATGCGCGCCGGAGTGGAGATCGTGCTGCTGATCGGCTGCGGCGCACTCATGGGCTGGCGGTTCGAGGACGGCCCGGGCGGCGCGCTGGCCGCAGTGGGGCTCCTGCTGCTCTTCCGTTTCGCCCTGGTGTGGGTCGGGGTCGTGCTCGGCCTCTACTCACCCGCCCCGGACGCGGCGAGCATGATCGTCTACCCGCTGGCCTTCCCGCTCACCATGCTGTCCACGAGTTTCCTCCCGGCCACCGCGATGCCCTCCTGGCTCGCCCCCATCGCCGAGTGGAACCCGCTGTCGGCCGTGGTCACCGCCACCCGCGACCTGTTCGGGAACCCGTCACTGCCCTCGAACGCCTGGCCCGCCGAGAACGCCCTGCTCCTGGCCCTGGCCGTCCCGATCCTGCTCATCGCCGTGTGCGTGCCACTGAGCCTGCGCCGCTTCCGCTCGCTCAGCCGTTGA
- a CDS encoding ATP-binding cassette domain-containing protein → MTQSPPAIRARGLHKRYGDTRALDGLDLTVAPRTVFGLLGPNGAGKTTAVRALATLLRPDSGSATVDGHDVVNEPERVRSAIGLTGQYASVDEMLTARENLVMFSRLYGFDRAAAKERTEALLERFDLVEAADRPASGYSGGMRRRLDLAVSLIQEPRVLFLDEPTTGLDPRSRIQVWDAVRSLVRAGTTVLLTTQYLEEADQLADTVAVIDHGRVIAEGTPDSLKSQVGGDRLDVLVHDPADLPAVAGLLGSALAAPAQIHPAEHRVSVPAEDRMTSLTGAVRALDGSGLRIADLGVRRPSLDEVFLGLTGKGIPSGVSADNTAAGGTSRDKADGNAAAAPER, encoded by the coding sequence ATGACTCAGTCGCCCCCTGCCATCAGGGCCCGGGGACTCCACAAGCGCTACGGCGACACCAGGGCCCTGGACGGCCTCGACCTGACCGTCGCCCCCCGCACGGTGTTCGGCCTGCTCGGCCCCAACGGCGCCGGCAAGACCACCGCCGTGCGCGCCCTGGCCACACTGCTGCGACCGGATTCGGGCAGTGCCACCGTCGACGGCCACGACGTCGTCAACGAACCCGAGAGGGTCCGCTCCGCCATCGGCCTGACCGGCCAGTACGCCTCCGTCGACGAGATGCTGACCGCCCGAGAGAACCTCGTGATGTTCAGCCGCCTGTACGGCTTCGACCGGGCCGCCGCCAAAGAACGCACCGAGGCGCTGTTGGAGCGCTTCGACCTCGTCGAGGCGGCCGACCGCCCGGCCAGCGGCTACTCCGGAGGTATGCGCAGGCGCCTGGACCTCGCGGTCAGCCTCATCCAGGAGCCCCGCGTCCTGTTCCTGGACGAGCCCACCACCGGGCTGGACCCGCGCAGCCGGATCCAGGTGTGGGACGCGGTCCGCTCCCTGGTACGCGCCGGCACCACCGTGCTGCTGACCACCCAGTACCTGGAGGAGGCCGACCAGCTCGCCGACACCGTCGCGGTCATCGACCACGGCAGGGTGATCGCCGAGGGCACCCCGGACTCCCTGAAGTCGCAGGTGGGCGGTGACCGCCTGGACGTGCTCGTGCACGACCCCGCCGACCTGCCCGCCGTGGCCGGGCTGCTCGGTTCGGCGCTGGCCGCCCCCGCGCAGATCCACCCGGCCGAGCACCGGGTCAGCGTGCCCGCCGAGGACCGGATGACCTCCCTGACCGGGGCCGTGCGCGCCCTGGACGGCTCCGGCCTCAGAATCGCCGACCTCGGGGTGCGCCGCCCCAGCCTCGACGAGGTCTTCCTCGGGCTGACCGGCAAGGGGATCCCCAGCGGTGTGAGCGCCGACAACACGGCCGCTGGCGGCACCAGCAGGGACAAGGCCGACGGCAACGCGGCCGCGGCCCCGGAAAGGTGA
- a CDS encoding TetR/AcrR family transcriptional regulator, whose translation MTSEQQPRTGLSREIELLWGLKETARRGPKPKLSRAAIVDAAIALADAEGLEAVSMQRVAKELGYTTMSLYRHVDSKEDLLALMSDTAMTRAPLEPRADGDWRAGIEQWYHEGLHQYRKHPWVAYVPQSGPPSGPGGLRWMEAGLRELNASGLDPAESLQILLLLSYTLRDVLRMEHDMALAARRSGIGQQENEESWVQGLREVLDPEEFPAILRTLDEGVFEEDPPGYSGDPGPAGGLDFAIQRTLDGVEAYVRARREGGRG comes from the coding sequence ATGACGAGCGAGCAGCAGCCGAGGACGGGACTCAGCCGGGAGATCGAACTCCTGTGGGGGCTGAAGGAGACCGCCAGGCGCGGGCCCAAGCCCAAACTCAGCCGGGCGGCGATCGTCGACGCCGCCATAGCGCTGGCCGACGCCGAGGGGCTGGAGGCCGTCTCCATGCAGCGCGTGGCCAAGGAGCTCGGGTACACGACCATGTCCCTGTACCGGCACGTGGACAGCAAGGAGGACCTGCTCGCCCTGATGAGCGACACGGCCATGACCCGCGCTCCCCTGGAGCCGCGCGCCGACGGCGACTGGCGGGCCGGGATCGAGCAGTGGTACCACGAGGGGCTCCACCAGTACCGGAAGCACCCGTGGGTGGCCTATGTCCCGCAGTCCGGCCCGCCCAGCGGCCCCGGCGGGCTCCGGTGGATGGAGGCCGGGCTCCGCGAGCTCAACGCCTCCGGGCTCGACCCGGCCGAGTCGCTCCAGATCCTGTTGCTGCTCTCCTACACCCTGCGGGACGTGCTCCGCATGGAGCACGACATGGCGCTCGCCGCTCGGCGGAGCGGAATCGGCCAACAGGAGAACGAGGAGAGCTGGGTCCAGGGCCTGCGCGAGGTTCTCGATCCCGAGGAGTTCCCGGCGATCCTGCGGACCTTGGATGAGGGCGTGTTCGAGGAGGACCCCCCGGGCTACTCCGGAGACCCGGGCCCGGCGGGCGGGCTGGACTTCGCCATCCAGCGGACCCTCGACGGGGTGGAGGCCTACGTGCGGGCCCGCCGCGAGGGCGGCCGGGGCTGA